In one window of Terriglobia bacterium DNA:
- a CDS encoding glutamine synthetase family protein, producing the protein MSTVAEAVAAPYALTNPISLIVDKPREEFTREDLIRVIQERQIERITFHYTALDGKYKELKIPVANRFQAERVLADGERVDGSSLFQGMVETALSDLYVVPLYKTAFLNPFDDASLDLTCRYVTREGQLAPFAPDTILNNAAALFRKTIGCDLFALGELEFFLLSDWPTALFPPDRQRGYHSASPYIKSGLILNEMMRYISQITGAVKYAHAEVGYIDSVRSNLDEIKGKSAEQLEIEFLPTPIEDAGDHLVLARWLIRNVAYKHGCVATFAPKIEEGVAGNGFHVHMDVRKNGKNLMTDAGRLSETAKRVIGGLCTYADTLTAFGNTVSSAYLRLVPNQEAPTRICWSDMNRSAMIRVPLGWRDLKHLAGTLNPQQKAIFEDREGRQTVELRSPDGSAIVHLLLAGIAMAAQWGMSHDEALEIADKFYVQGNIFHDQRLVASLPPLPKSCVESARVLAQKKDLYTREGVFPDCMIDYVGNLLKQERDEDMNRYLIDLPADDRLHETRKIMHKDLHRH; encoded by the coding sequence ATGTCCACGGTTGCCGAGGCGGTTGCCGCGCCCTATGCGCTGACCAACCCTATTTCTCTTATTGTCGACAAGCCGCGCGAGGAGTTCACGCGCGAAGACCTGATCCGCGTCATCCAGGAGCGCCAGATCGAGCGCATCACGTTCCATTACACGGCGCTGGACGGCAAGTACAAGGAACTGAAGATCCCGGTGGCGAATCGCTTCCAGGCCGAGCGCGTGCTGGCCGACGGCGAGCGCGTGGACGGGTCGTCGCTGTTTCAGGGCATGGTCGAGACCGCGCTCAGCGATCTCTATGTCGTGCCTCTATATAAGACGGCGTTCCTGAACCCGTTCGACGATGCGTCGCTGGATTTGACTTGTCGTTACGTCACGCGAGAAGGCCAGCTTGCGCCTTTTGCGCCGGACACAATTCTGAACAATGCCGCGGCGCTGTTTCGTAAGACCATCGGCTGCGACCTGTTCGCGCTGGGCGAACTGGAGTTCTTCCTGCTGAGCGACTGGCCGACGGCGCTGTTTCCGCCGGACCGCCAGCGCGGATATCACTCCGCGTCGCCCTATATAAAGAGCGGCCTGATCCTGAACGAGATGATGCGCTACATCTCGCAGATCACCGGGGCGGTAAAGTACGCGCACGCCGAGGTCGGCTACATCGACAGCGTCCGCTCGAACCTCGACGAGATCAAAGGCAAGAGCGCCGAGCAGTTGGAGATCGAGTTCCTGCCGACGCCGATTGAAGATGCCGGCGATCACCTGGTGCTGGCGCGGTGGCTAATTCGGAACGTGGCTTACAAGCACGGATGCGTGGCGACGTTCGCACCGAAGATCGAAGAGGGAGTTGCCGGGAATGGGTTCCACGTCCATATGGACGTGCGGAAGAACGGCAAGAACCTTATGACCGATGCCGGTCGGTTGAGCGAGACGGCGAAACGCGTTATCGGGGGGCTCTGCACGTATGCGGATACCCTGACGGCGTTCGGCAATACAGTGAGTTCGGCGTACCTGCGGCTGGTGCCTAACCAGGAGGCGCCGACGCGGATCTGCTGGAGCGATATGAACCGCTCGGCGATGATTCGCGTGCCGCTGGGCTGGCGCGACCTGAAACATTTGGCCGGAACGCTCAACCCGCAGCAGAAGGCCATCTTCGAAGATCGCGAGGGGCGGCAGACGGTAGAACTACGCTCGCCCGACGGATCAGCCATCGTTCACCTGCTGCTGGCTGGGATCGCAATGGCGGCACAATGGGGAATGTCGCACGACGAGGCGCTTGAAATCGCCGACAAGTTCTACGTGCAAGGCAACATCTTCCACGATCAAAGACTGGTCGCGTCATTGCCGCCGCTGCCGAAGAGCTGCGTGGAATCAGCCCGCGTGCTGGCGCAGAAGAAAGATCTCTATACCCGCGAGGGAGTGTTCCCGGATTGCATGATCGATTACGTCGGCAATCTGCTAAAGCAGGAGCGTGATGAAGATATGAACCGGTACCTGATCGATCTCCCTGCGGACGACCGCCTGCACGAGACGAGGAAGATCATGCACAAGGATCTGCATCGGCACTGA